The following DNA comes from Thermus oshimai DSM 12092.
GTCCGGGCCATGGCCCAGGCCCTCAAGGACCTGGAGGCCCAAGGGGTGGCCTACGCCCCCCGGGCCGAGCTCTGCTTGGTGAAGGGCCGGCGGGTGTGGCTGGCGGGGGCGGGGCTTAAGGCGTTGGAGGGGGACGGGCGGCAGGCCCTTCTGGAGCTGGCCAAGGCCCTGGCGGGGGGGCGCTTTGAGGAGTTTCCCCTAAGGGAGGCCCTGGAGCGGGGGGACCTGGAGGCCCTCCTTGCGCCACAGGAGGCGGCTTCGGAGGCCCTTCCCCAGGAGCCCCCGCCGGAGGAGCCCAAAAAGCGCCCCCTGCCCGTGGAGGAGGAGGCCCCGCCCGAACCCCCCAAGGCCCTTCCCGAGGAGCCCCCGCCCCCCTCCCCAAGCCGTCCCAAGGTCATCCGCATAGAGGAGAAGGACGAGCCCCCCTTCCCCGTGGTGGAGCCCAAGAACCCCGGCAGGAGGCGGATCCTTTGGCTTCTGCCCCTCCTCCTGGTCCTTTTGGGGCTTTTCCTCTTCAGGCCCAGACCCCAGGGGCAGGGGCCCTACGCCGTGGAGTTCCGCACCGAGCCCCCCTCGGAGAAGGCCGAGGTCTACCTCCTGGAGGCCCCTCCGGGTTCCAGGCTCCAGCCCGGCACCCTTCTCCTCACCGCCCCCGGGCGGGCGGAGGTGGACGCCCCCGGGGTGTACCGGCTCCGCATCCGGGTGCCCGGCCGCGACCCCGTGGACTACCTCCTGGAGGTCCCGGGCCCTCCCCTCACCATCCGGGTACGCTAGACCCATGCGCGCGCGCAAGGCCGTACACCTTTACCGCTTCTTCCACGCGGGGGAGCCCGCGGGGGAAGGGCGGTTGGAGGTCCTCCCCGGCAGGGAAGGGGTGAAGGCCACCTTTCAGGCCGAGCTCCTCCTGCCCCTGCCCCGCACCAAGGTCCGCCTCAGCACGGAGACCGACCTCGAGGGGTTTTCCCGCTACTTTTCGGAAAGGGTGGAGGGCCGGGAGGCCCGGGTCTTCACCGTGGAACGGCTGGAGGGGGAGGGGCTGGTGATGGTGAGCCAGGGCAAGGAGAGCCTGGCCTACCCCTACCTCGCGCCCTACCACGACGCCCTTTCCCTCCTCCTCGCCTTGCCCCACCTGGACCTCCTTCCCGGGGAGGTGGCCCGCTTTGCCCTCCCCGGGGGGCGGGCCTACGTGGAGCGCCTGCCGGACCTCGAGGCCGAGGGCCGGCCCCTCCGCCAGTACCGCCTCCGCCCGGGGCTCACCCTGGTCCAGGTGGAGGGGGACCGGGTGGTGCGGGTGGCCCAGCAGGTGGGCGACCACGTGTTTGAGGCCCTGTGGGAAGGGGAGGAGGAGCCCAGGCGGAGGCGGCGTTGGGTATAGTGGGGGCATGATCTACCGCGCGGAGGAGGTGCGGGAGCGGTTTGCCCGCCGCGGCCTCGCCTTTGACCCCAAGGTGGAGGGCATCGTCCGGGGGATCCTGGAGGCGGTGCGCACCCAGGGGGACGAGGCCCTGGACCGCCTGAGCCGGGACCTGGACGGCCACCCCGTGGAGGAGATCCCCAAGAAGGCCTGGCGGGAGGCCTACGAGGACCTGGACGAGGAGCTAAGGGACGCCCTGGAGACCGCCCGGGAGCGCATCGAGGCCTTTTACCGGGAGGAGGCCCGGGGGGGCTTCCTAAAGGCCGACGAGAGCGGGGTCCTGGGCCAGCTGGTCCGGCCCTTGGACCGGGTGGGGGTCTACGTGCCGGGGGGAAGTGCCCCCCTCCTTTCCAGCCTCCTCATGACCGTGGTGCCCGCCAAGGTGGCGGGGGTGGGGGAGGTCATCGTGGCCAGCCCCCCCCGGGTCCACCCCGGGGTCCTGGCCGCGGCTTGGGTGGCGGGGGCGGACCGGCTTTTTGCCATGGGGGGGGCCCAGGCGGTGGCCGCCCTGGCCTACGGCACGAAAAGGGTCCCCCGGGTGGACAAGATCGTGGGGCCGGGGAACGCCTACGTGGTGGAGGCCAAGCGCCAGGTCTACGGGGCGGTGGGGATTGACGGCCTGGCGGGCCCCACGGAGACCCTCATCGTGGCGGACGGCTCCGCCTCCCCTAAGCTCCTCGCCGCGGACCTTTTGGCCCAGGCGGAGCACGGCCCCGACTCTGAGCCCTGGCTCCTTTCCCCCGACCGGGCCCTTTTGGAAAAGGTGGAGGCGGAGCTTGTCCTTAGGCTTCAGGACCTCCCCCGGGCGGAGATCGCCAAAAAGGCCCTGGAAAAGGGGGGGCTGGTGCTCACGGAAAGCCTCGAGGAGGCCTTTGAGCTCGCCAACCTCTACGCCCCCGAGCACCTCTGCCTGGCCCTTTCCGATCCCTTGCCCTGGCTTGGGCGGGTGCGGAACGCCGGGGGGGTCTTCCTGGGGGAGGGGACCCCGGAGGCCCTAGGGGACTACATCGCCGGGCCCAGCCACGTGATGCCCACCTCCGGCACCGCCCGCTTCCAGGGGGGGCTTGCGGTGCGGGACTTCCTCAAGGTCATCCCCGTGCTGGGCCTGGCGGAAGGGGCGGTGCGGCGGCTTGCCCCCAAGGGGGCCCTCCTCGCGCGGGCGGAGGGCTTGGAGGGCCACGCCCGCGCCCTGGACCTGCGGAAATGAGGGTTTTCCACGAGATCCTGGGGCCTTTGGACCTCCCCGATCGCTTTGAGCGCATCGTAAGCCTCGCCCCTAACGTCACGGATGCCCTCTTCGCCCTGGGGGTGGGGGAGAGGGTGGTGGGCCGGAGCGCCTTCTGCCACCGCCCCGCGGAGGTCCTTTCCCTCCCCGTCCTCGCCTCCTACACCAAGATCCGCACGGAGCTCCTAAGGAGCCTAAGGCCCGACCTGGTCCTCCTCTCCACGGGGGTGCAGCGGGAGCAGGCCCTGAGGCTCAAGGAGGAGGGCTTTCCCGTCTACGCCCTGCCCCTCCCCACCAGCCCCTACGGCATCCTGGAAAACCTCTCCACTTTAGGCCACCTCCTGGACCTGGAGGAGCGGGCCACAGAGCTCGCCCACACCCTCGCCCAGCGCTACGCCCGCTTAAGGGGCCGCTTCCAGGCCACGGTCTACTTTGAGATGGACCTGGGGGGGCCCATCACCGTGGGCCGGGGGAGCTACATCGCCCAGGCCCTCCTCCACCTGGGCCTGAGGCCCCTCTTCCTGGACGTGCCCCAGGCCTACTTCACCCCGGACCTGGAGGAGGTGCGAAGGCGAAGGCCCGACCTCTTCCTCTACGAGCCCAAGCCCTGGGGGAAAAACCCCTGGGAACGGGCAAGGGCCCTGGCCCAGGAGAGGGGTTGGGACTTTCCCGTGGCCGCCACCGACGGGGACGAACTCGCCCACTACGGCCCCCTGTTCTTCGCCTTCTTGGAGAAGGTGGCGGAGCGGGTGGCGGAAACCTTAGGGCAAGCTTAAGAAGGGCCTTTCCCAGGTGGGTATAGTGGGGGCATGAAGCGCCTTGCCTTCGCCGGCCTTTTCCTGGGGACGGCCCTTCTCCTCACCGCCTGCCCCAATGAGTCTCCTCCGCCGCCCCCTCCCTCCACCAGCTGTACCCCCACCCCTACGGGGCTTTCCGTCCAAAGCCTGGGCTCCCAGCAGCAGACCCCCCAGGGCCTTGGGGACTTCTCGGCCCCCCATGTTCCGGGGGAGCTTTTGGTCCTTCCCGGGGGCCTCACCCCGCAGGGCCTGGCCGCCCGAGTGGAGGGGGTGCGGCCCCTTTCCGCCTTGGAAGGGGGGTTCCTGCGGGTGGGGGTGCCCAAGGGCCAGGAGCGGGCCAAGGCCGAGGCCCTCCTCCGGGCGGGGGCGCGGTTCGTGCAGCCCAACTACCTGTACTTCCCCCTTTACGTTCCGAACGATCCCCTATACCCTGCATCCCCGGCTGATCCTGCCCGCTTGCAGCCTTACCTCGTCCTCATCCACATGCAAGCAGCTTGGGACCTCGTGCGGGTGGCCTCCTACGGTTGCACCCCCATCGTGGCCGTCTTGGATACCGCCTTTAACCCCGCCCACGAGGACGCGGGACTCTTCCTTTCGGGCTACAACGCCACAGATGATGGCCTAGGTGCCAGCAACCTGGACCCATCTCCACCTCCGCCCAACAGCGCGTATGCGAACAGCGACCCCGACCACGGCCAAGGGGTGGCGGGCCTGGTGGCCGCGGCGGCGGACAACGGCAAGGGGGTGCCGGGCTTGGGCCTGGGCCGGGTGGCGGTCCTGCCGGTAAAGGTCTTCTACTGGGTGAACGGGGGTTACACCACCACTAGCACCACTCTCGCCAAGGCCATCCGTTACGCCGCCGACCGTGGGGCGGCCCTCATCAACCTGAGCCTGGGAAGCGCCACGCCCCTGGACGGCGTGGTCCAGGACGCTCTGAACTACGCCCTCTCCAAGGGAAGCCTCCCCGTGGCCGCCGCAGGCAACAACGGCACGGACGGCCTCATGTACCCCGCTGCCTATCCCGGGGTTTTGGCCGTGGGTTCGGCCCGTCTGGACGGGGCTCGCTCCGATTTCTCCAACTACTCCTCCACCCCTAAGGACCTGGTTCTAGCCCCTGGGGGGAACCGCACCCCAGCGCAGGCGTTTTACGTTCTTGCCCTTGGCCAGGACTACTCTTACTACGAGAGCTCGAGGCCCTACACGACAGGGGCCGGTACCTCCTTCGCCGCCCCCATGGTGAGCACGGTGGCCGCCCTTTATGTGGCCCACTACCACGCGGTCTACGGCCGGACCCCCACGGTGGGCCAGGTGAAGCAGTGCCTAATCCAGACGGCGAGCAACGGGGGTAGCTACAACGCCCAAACCGGGTATGGCCTCCTCCGCGCCGACCGGGTCCTTTCTGACCGCACCTACTGCTTCCCCTAAAGCCTCCCCCTTTCTTCCCCCGCCCTAGAGGGCGGGGGGTTTTCATCTCCCTAAGGGGGGAAGGGCTAGAATGGCTTTCTGTGCGCCGCCTTTTCCGTATGGCCTTTCTTCTCCTCCTTCTGGCCCTCCTCTACTGGGCCTTCCCCCTTTTAGGCCCCCTCCTCCGGTATGGCCTCCCCGACCCCCGGGGCCTGGACCGGCCCCTGACCCTCCTCGTCTACGGGGTTTCCCCGGAGTACTCGGGCTATCACCAAAGGGCCCCCGAGCGCTTTAGGGGCCTG
Coding sequences within:
- a CDS encoding ABC transporter substrate-binding protein — its product is MRVFHEILGPLDLPDRFERIVSLAPNVTDALFALGVGERVVGRSAFCHRPAEVLSLPVLASYTKIRTELLRSLRPDLVLLSTGVQREQALRLKEEGFPVYALPLPTSPYGILENLSTLGHLLDLEERATELAHTLAQRYARLRGRFQATVYFEMDLGGPITVGRGSYIAQALLHLGLRPLFLDVPQAYFTPDLEEVRRRRPDLFLYEPKPWGKNPWERARALAQERGWDFPVAATDGDELAHYGPLFFAFLEKVAERVAETLGQA
- the hisD gene encoding histidinol dehydrogenase, which translates into the protein MIYRAEEVRERFARRGLAFDPKVEGIVRGILEAVRTQGDEALDRLSRDLDGHPVEEIPKKAWREAYEDLDEELRDALETARERIEAFYREEARGGFLKADESGVLGQLVRPLDRVGVYVPGGSAPLLSSLLMTVVPAKVAGVGEVIVASPPRVHPGVLAAAWVAGADRLFAMGGAQAVAALAYGTKRVPRVDKIVGPGNAYVVEAKRQVYGAVGIDGLAGPTETLIVADGSASPKLLAADLLAQAEHGPDSEPWLLSPDRALLEKVEAELVLRLQDLPRAEIAKKALEKGGLVLTESLEEAFELANLYAPEHLCLALSDPLPWLGRVRNAGGVFLGEGTPEALGDYIAGPSHVMPTSGTARFQGGLAVRDFLKVIPVLGLAEGAVRRLAPKGALLARAEGLEGHARALDLRK
- a CDS encoding S8 family serine peptidase, which produces MKRLAFAGLFLGTALLLTACPNESPPPPPPSTSCTPTPTGLSVQSLGSQQQTPQGLGDFSAPHVPGELLVLPGGLTPQGLAARVEGVRPLSALEGGFLRVGVPKGQERAKAEALLRAGARFVQPNYLYFPLYVPNDPLYPASPADPARLQPYLVLIHMQAAWDLVRVASYGCTPIVAVLDTAFNPAHEDAGLFLSGYNATDDGLGASNLDPSPPPPNSAYANSDPDHGQGVAGLVAAAADNGKGVPGLGLGRVAVLPVKVFYWVNGGYTTTSTTLAKAIRYAADRGAALINLSLGSATPLDGVVQDALNYALSKGSLPVAAAGNNGTDGLMYPAAYPGVLAVGSARLDGARSDFSNYSSTPKDLVLAPGGNRTPAQAFYVLALGQDYSYYESSRPYTTGAGTSFAAPMVSTVAALYVAHYHAVYGRTPTVGQVKQCLIQTASNGGSYNAQTGYGLLRADRVLSDRTYCFP